GTATCACAAATGTAGCAGCGATTCAATGTGGATATTAACAATAAAGACAAGGTGTGATTCATTTGTACAATATTTGAATCCAAACTCATCAAAGCACAGGATGGAGACTGGAACATGCCATTTACCTGAGCAGTAATGaaatgatttatatttttattcaaaatttgtaattcCAATCAATGCaagattcaaaaataaaaagtaccATAAAATTGGAAATGACAGAAGCAGATACTTTGCCTGTCTCGTCTCCTGCGTAAACCTCTGTGCTGTTTTCATTCCAACACAAGCAAGTGACTTTTTCTCCTATGTGCTCCGTAGAGATTGTCATCAGCTTGACATTTGGTTTCAGAGCCACCAAACAAATGGAGCCTCTAATAGTGGCCAAAGCTATGGTTTTCTCATCAGGTGATATTTGTGCTCGAAATACAGCTCCTTCCTGCAGATGAAAAATACAGTGTTTAAAGAGAAATTCAAGGCTCAGGTTGCCAGTCGAACTCACCGATAGTGGAATCAGTTGTTGGAAAGCGCACGGCTCTCTTGAGAACAAGTAGATGCTTCCACTTGTGGCTCCAAGTACAATGTAGTTTTCCGAGACAGCTATGCACGTGTACTACGCATTCCATACATCTTATTGAATATCCAAAAGCAAATAATAATCCATTCGATCATCGCACGAGTAATTACCTGAATTCTTTTGGTTGCACTGAGAGGCGCGTAGAGTAAGGAGTTGAGCTCTTGCCATTCTGTGAGTATAAAGGGGATCTCCTGCATATTCCACTTGTATGCGTATACTTATTATTGAGCCTTGAAAGAAATGATAAATTACACACAAGTCAGTCTTATCGCGTTCCCCTATCGATACATCTTGTGCAGTCGAACGGTGGGTTGGGCGGACTACTATTATCTAAACTGTTGCAAAGGGACGAGGCGACGTTTGTTTAGCAGACTACTGCACCGATCAACAATGGCGAGGAGAATTTGAAATTCTAGGTTAAGTACGCGGAGTTGCATTATATATTGAGGATGCAATCGCGCGAACGATGTAGGCATCTCTATATAGGTGAATTGCAAATTTGCAAACGACGTTACGCGGTAGAGTTGGCAGTCCCTCTGGAGGCCGAGTTCGGAGGCTCCCCGCACCTGATAGAATGTAGAATTATGATTGAAACGCGCGACTGTATTGTCTTACACGCAgctccgaaaaaaaaatcgacaaaTTTAATGAGAAAGGTTATTTATTGTTGTCTTTGCGTAATTATGTACAGTCGAATAACGATCGATTAAAACTACCGAAGCTAGCGAATAATGAGCAAAAATTTACATATTCAAGCAAGAAAGGcaaaataatatatgataGCTTAAGTATATATCCAATGGAATTTCGTCAATATGCGCAGTAGCAGTgtattattttgaaaagttcATATCAAAGCACGCAGAAATAATCACAAGAGGTTATAATATCCAGAGCAGTCGTTGGTCGATTTGTCAAAAAGATTCAGACTGCGGGCTAAAAACTAAAAGGTCGTGAAAGCGGTGCAGTGGAGCCGCTTATCGTCATTGTGCGCGCCGATAATGCCGCTGACGTTCTCGTACTCGGGGGGCGTGCTGCGACTGATGTATCCCGGTACTCGCTCGCGTTCCACCAGTACAGTGCAGTCCTCGGCCGACTCGACTCTGCGGTTGGATTGAGGCACGTCGTAGACGATCGAGTTGCGcttgtcgctgctgctgctgctgctgctgctgctgctggcaggCGACGGTCGGCGCAGCTGAACTTGAGAGAAGGACTCGCGGGAGATGCGCTTCTGCAGGTCCCTAACCTTGGACGGCCGCAGCAGCTGCTGGCTGGCACGAGGCGGTGGCGTCGGAGGCTGCGAcaagatacacacacacacatacacggtTCGGATTTTATCCCCTCGTACGCGTGGCTAGcgcatgtatgtatatgtacgtaTGCATGAGTATACCTGAACCTTGATGGAGCCGTAGAGGAGCTCGGGCTTGCTCGTCTCCGCGTCCGAGTGATGGTCCGACGGGAGGTCCTGCTTGTGCCAGGAGCGCCTCTGATGGCCGGCGCTGCAGCTTCCGTAGACCGGGTGTATGGTGGCGGTGCTCGGCGGCTCCGCGTCGGCTGCTATCGGGCTGCTCTCATTACCGGGACTGCAGCCGATGAGCTGGGAGAACTCGCGCTGATCATCGTCCCTCCTCGTCGGCGCGGCGGTTCCTCGCCAGTTCCGATCGAGTTTGCCCTTGCCGGTCGCGCGCTCGATTAGCCTCGGCATGGTGTCGCGCCTGAAGGCCCGCATCTCCTCGCCCAGGCTCTCCCTGGCGGCGTAGTACTCGCGGGAGCCCTTGGGCAGGCTCTTGGAGTTCTTCCAGTTGATGATCGAGGAGAAGACGCTCTTGATCGTGCGCTTGACCGTCCTGGACTTTCGGTCGTTGTTGTCGTTGTTGCCGTCGCTCTTCCTCTCGATTACGTGGATGGGCAGGCCGAGGCTGCTCGTCAGCTCTTGCTCCCAGAACTGGGGGGCCAGGTCGGCCGAGTCGCGCCACTCCTCGTCCGCGTCCTCGTCGCGCTCCTGCAGGTCTTCCAGCTGAGTCGTCGCCGGGAGTCTGCAGGTCGCGACGCAGGCCTGCTCTCGGTCGAGCAGCTCCTGCTTCCTCGAGCCGCTGGGCACCGTCTTCCTGGCGCTCTTCCTGTACAGCAGCTCGTTGTTAGTCGCGTCCGCGTCGCTCCTGGGTCCGATCGCGGCCAGCTGCTGTTCCCTCTGCCTCCGCTCGAGCGTCGCCACGAGCCTCTTCACGAAGTTCTTCGAGCCCGGGCTCTGGCTCAGCTGAGTGGGCAGGACGCTGTCGTGGCTGGACTCGCCCTCCTCCTCGCTCGGCTGCGATCTCAGATCCGCAGCTTCGGGCTCCAGGTTGACGGTCAAGCTGCTGCTCGAGCGCCGGGGCGGAACCGGAGCTGCGACGACGCGACGTCGAGGGCCGTTCGCGAGCGCGGCGGGGTCGGTGTTTTTGCGGTAGCGCGCGTAACTCTGGTCGGCCGGCGGATACGAGGCGTCGTCCAGCTCCGCCGAGGACGCTCGGAAGATGTCCGTCGTGGACTTGGAGCGCGAGGAGATGCCTCCGTAACTCGAGAACATGTTCGGAA
The sequence above is a segment of the Nasonia vitripennis strain AsymCx chromosome 3, Nvit_psr_1.1, whole genome shotgun sequence genome. Coding sequences within it:
- the LOC100678599 gene encoding uncharacterized protein LOC100678599; the protein is MFSSYGGISSRSKSTTDIFRASSAELDDASYPPADQSYARYRKNTDPAALANGPRRRVVAAPVPPRRSSSSLTVNLEPEAADLRSQPSEEEGESSHDSVLPTQLSQSPGSKNFVKRLVATLERRQREQQLAAIGPRSDADATNNELLYRKSARKTVPSGSRKQELLDREQACVATCRLPATTQLEDLQERDEDADEEWRDSADLAPQFWEQELTSSLGLPIHVIERKSDGNNDNNDRKSRTVKRTIKSVFSSIINWKNSKSLPKGSREYYAARESLGEEMRAFRRDTMPRLIERATGKGKLDRNWRGTAAPTRRDDDQREFSQLIGCSPGNESSPIAADAEPPSTATIHPVYGSCSAGHQRRSWHKQDLPSDHHSDAETSKPELLYGSIKVQPPTPPPRASQQLLRPSKVRDLQKRISRESFSQVQLRRPSPASSSSSSSSSSDKRNSIVYDVPQSNRRVESAEDCTVLVERERVPGYISRSTPPEYENVSGIIGAHNDDKRLHCTAFTTF